One Schlesneria paludicola DSM 18645 DNA segment encodes these proteins:
- a CDS encoding RNA recognition motif domain-containing protein has translation MGKKLYVGNLSYGVTDSQLEQLFAAHGAVQSAQVIMDRETGRSKGFGFVEMSNAADADAAITALNGMDNDGRALTVNEARPKTEGSGGGRGGYGGGGGGGGRRY, from the coding sequence ATGGGCAAAAAGCTGTACGTCGGGAATCTGTCTTACGGAGTCACCGACAGCCAGTTGGAACAGCTGTTCGCAGCGCATGGTGCCGTTCAATCGGCACAAGTGATCATGGACCGCGAAACCGGTCGATCCAAAGGCTTTGGATTCGTCGAAATGAGCAATGCGGCAGATGCTGACGCAGCGATCACGGCGCTGAATGGAATGGACAATGACGGTCGAGCCTTGACAGTCAACGAAGCACGTCCCAAGACAGAAGGTAGCGGTGGCGGCCGCGGTGGTTACGGCGGTGGTGGTGGTGGTGGCGGACGCCGTTACTAA
- a CDS encoding aldo/keto reductase: MLIKRLGRTGLDVSQLGYGSMGLRGPKTWGVRVVDDESAERILNRVLDSGINLIDTAPDYGITEQRIGQFISARRSEFYLATKCGCAPIQHADSLETRHLWERDVVARNLEASLERMRTNCIDIWQFHGGDAETLQRAGLIDLMLDARRQGLIRFLGVSSSLPNLTGFVDLGVFDTFQIPYSCLAPEHHDLISRAAEAGAGIIIRGGIAQGGPDAAIQRPALNDVWARANLSELLPEGMSRTELILRFTLTHPHSHTTIVGTCNLDHLAENLDAAAKGPLPQSLYDEVRLRVASVLEDRRTNATL; this comes from the coding sequence ATGTTGATCAAACGATTGGGGCGGACGGGGTTGGATGTCAGCCAACTGGGATACGGCAGCATGGGGCTGCGTGGTCCGAAGACATGGGGCGTGCGGGTCGTTGATGATGAATCGGCCGAACGAATTCTGAATCGGGTGCTGGATTCGGGTATTAATCTAATCGACACGGCACCTGACTATGGGATTACCGAGCAGCGTATCGGACAGTTCATCAGTGCACGGCGGAGTGAGTTCTATCTGGCGACGAAGTGTGGATGTGCTCCCATTCAACATGCCGATTCACTCGAAACACGCCATCTCTGGGAACGGGATGTCGTTGCCAGGAATCTCGAAGCCAGTTTGGAGAGGATGAGAACCAATTGCATTGACATCTGGCAGTTTCACGGCGGCGATGCCGAGACTCTACAGCGTGCGGGGCTGATTGATCTGATGCTGGACGCACGGCGTCAGGGATTGATTCGCTTCTTGGGTGTTTCGAGCAGTCTGCCGAACCTAACGGGGTTTGTTGACTTGGGGGTGTTCGACACGTTTCAGATTCCGTACTCGTGCCTGGCGCCCGAGCATCACGATCTCATTTCGCGTGCAGCGGAAGCCGGGGCGGGGATCATCATTCGCGGTGGGATCGCTCAAGGCGGGCCGGACGCGGCAATTCAGCGACCGGCACTCAATGATGTCTGGGCCCGCGCAAACCTGAGTGAGCTTTTGCCGGAGGGAATGTCGCGAACCGAGTTGATCCTGCGATTCACGCTGACTCATCCGCACAGTCACACGACGATCGTCGGGACGTGTAACTTGGACCATCTGGCCGAGAATCTGGACGCAGCAGCCAAGGGACCGTTGCCGCAGTCATTATACGATGAGGTGCGATTGCGGGTGGCCTCGGTCTTGGAGGATCGTCGCACTAACGCAACGTTGTGA
- a CDS encoding M3 family oligoendopeptidase — protein sequence MTTTPFPQTWDLASLAPAPGTPEFRQQLEQFKARLQVLADSTNRLAPATTEPQHVKAWSQLISEYEAVDALATDYRAFIDCQAAADAENQTYRQLQAELAATTPAREQIATSIEFALRDAAEADFLKFIDADPVLTRNRYFLITRRKNAALRLPKPQELLAADLAVDGLHGWGRLFDKVSSSLKVQVQEKGKLVTRSPGQVQFDSPQRTVRENNFLALDSAWSTISDTCAEAINHIAGSRLTTYRHIGLRDHLEAPLRANRMTRETLDTMWATITANKGVLKTYFEKKAQLIGVERLAWYDQWAPLPQLPGTGNTDNISYDQACEWIIDAFQEFSPDLGDFAKMALSDRWVEAENRSGKQQGGFCTVFPTAQQSRIFMTYTNSADSMSTLAHELGHAYHSWVLRDESVFLQDYPMNLAETASTFAEAVLGEQRLQRAASDYERLQMLDGMIGDAVAFLMNIHARFLFEDEFHRQRKNGELTSTQLSQLMEQAQRTAYLGLLSDDGWNPRFWVSKLHFYITSLPFYNFPYTFGYLLSLGVYAIGKESKGDFPKQYRELLLATGCQDAEEAVQSTMGFDLRKPDFWQKSLNIVADRVKQFVTIADQVLQKTGQL from the coding sequence CTGGTCGCAACTTATTTCGGAATACGAAGCCGTTGACGCGCTCGCCACGGATTATCGCGCCTTCATCGATTGTCAGGCCGCTGCCGACGCCGAGAATCAAACCTATCGGCAGCTTCAAGCCGAACTCGCCGCCACGACGCCCGCACGCGAACAGATCGCCACCAGCATCGAATTCGCCTTGCGCGATGCAGCCGAAGCCGATTTTCTGAAGTTCATTGATGCCGATCCGGTCCTGACACGAAACCGTTACTTCTTAATCACCCGTCGCAAGAACGCCGCATTGCGCTTACCGAAGCCGCAAGAGCTTCTTGCGGCAGATTTGGCCGTCGATGGCCTGCATGGCTGGGGACGACTCTTCGACAAGGTCTCCTCTTCACTGAAGGTCCAGGTGCAAGAGAAAGGCAAACTTGTCACACGCTCGCCAGGACAAGTACAATTCGACTCGCCGCAGCGAACAGTGCGCGAGAACAATTTCCTGGCGCTCGACTCCGCCTGGTCCACAATCTCCGACACCTGCGCGGAAGCCATCAATCACATCGCCGGAAGCCGATTGACGACCTACCGCCACATCGGACTGCGCGACCATCTTGAAGCCCCGTTGCGTGCGAATCGCATGACACGCGAAACACTCGACACGATGTGGGCGACGATCACCGCCAACAAAGGCGTCTTGAAAACGTATTTCGAGAAAAAAGCACAGCTCATCGGTGTCGAACGTCTGGCCTGGTATGACCAATGGGCACCGCTTCCGCAACTGCCAGGCACAGGGAACACCGACAACATTTCGTACGATCAGGCGTGTGAATGGATCATTGATGCCTTCCAGGAATTCAGCCCAGACCTGGGTGACTTCGCGAAAATGGCCCTGTCAGACCGCTGGGTCGAAGCCGAAAACCGCTCTGGCAAACAGCAGGGCGGCTTCTGCACCGTCTTCCCCACAGCGCAACAGTCACGCATCTTCATGACCTACACCAACAGCGCCGACAGCATGAGCACCCTGGCGCACGAATTGGGACACGCCTATCACTCATGGGTTCTGCGCGATGAGTCCGTCTTCCTGCAAGATTATCCGATGAATCTCGCGGAAACCGCCTCGACCTTCGCAGAAGCCGTGCTGGGCGAACAGCGGCTGCAACGCGCCGCCTCGGACTACGAACGACTGCAAATGCTCGACGGAATGATTGGCGACGCGGTCGCGTTTCTGATGAACATCCACGCCCGCTTCCTGTTCGAAGATGAGTTTCATCGGCAGCGAAAAAACGGTGAACTAACATCCACTCAGCTCAGCCAACTGATGGAGCAAGCCCAGCGCACTGCCTACCTAGGACTGCTTTCTGACGACGGCTGGAACCCACGTTTCTGGGTTTCAAAACTGCATTTCTACATCACATCACTGCCCTTTTATAACTTCCCCTACACATTCGGTTATCTGTTATCGCTGGGCGTTTATGCGATTGGAAAAGAGTCGAAAGGCGATTTCCCCAAGCAGTATCGCGAGTTACTGCTCGCCACGGGATGCCAGGATGCCGAAGAGGCCGTGCAGTCAACCATGGGCTTCGATCTTCGCAAACCCGACTTCTGGCAAAAGAGCCTCAATATTGTCGCCGACCGAGTCAAACAGTTCGTCACAATCGCGGACCAGGTACTCCAAAAAACCGGTCAGTTATGA
- a CDS encoding PSD1 and planctomycete cytochrome C domain-containing protein, whose translation MSGQFLWADSPTDEGLLFFEQKIRPVLVQHCYSCHSKDAQNQKKLQGALFLDSSEGILAGGDSGPSLVKGQSAESLLLKAMKFDGREMPPSGKLSDEIIADFAKWIDLGAPDPRHADAPVKAKREINLDEGRRWWSFQPLRIVVPPRSSDELSSRTPIDGFLFATQAQKGLKQNGPTTREKLIRRAYFDLIGLPPTPEQVDAFLNDPSPRAFEAVVDGLLSSPRYGEKWARHWLDVARFAESGGYEFDGFRPGAYHYRDWVIRALNDDLPYDQFVRWQLAGDRLRPDDFLAASASGFLVAGPFPGQTTAKTIEGIRYDQLDDMLMTIGGSMLGLTLGCVRCHDHKYDPLPQKDYYALAATLAQTSHGSRYIDPNPAATQQAWVRHQQAAAPLVEAMHTFARDELPKRFMAWQAAELARQPESPRWQVMEPVALDAERSWLKWLPGGIIAHDGQIPPGTSLERDGKRRMVASEDRFTITLQTHQKNVTSFRLDAFADSSLPQRGPGLNGDGQFELTELKIIARPLDRSAIDAPQELKLKAVAAAFEDPNQPLGQAVDGKLETAWVVRSTAKKDNAAIFELEAPLAGFGGGTELVFELRFRSLGIGRMRFSLSTVPNPATWAGDSTPQNVGEIRAILAAHGNTLPESHRVSMTRWFAPFDVDTARVYQAVRNHSAAEPRPPLAEVYTTIAGGQDVYLLRRGEVDNKQGKAEPGYAQVLFRENSGSAPVVAATSSVPTDPRVALGNWMTNVDQGAGPLLARVIVNRVWQHHFGEGIVSTPNDFGAQGDRPSHPELLEWLATQLVTGGWKLKPLHKQILLSAAYQQSHEVSGEALQIDPTNRDLWHFQTRRLDAELIRDALLAVGGNLDQTMYGPSVLDDTTRRSVYLRVKRSELIPLMTMFDAPEPTQSVGERTSTTVPTQSLALMNSPFVRAQAEKLAQRIRPSVETPVATSIDLAYRIAFARHPTAEEAAQMQAFVDAQRTLIAGDPAASIQPALVEFCHVLLCLNEFVYID comes from the coding sequence ATGTCCGGACAATTCTTGTGGGCGGACTCGCCAACCGATGAGGGGTTGCTGTTCTTTGAACAGAAGATTCGTCCCGTGCTGGTGCAGCACTGTTACAGTTGCCATTCGAAAGACGCCCAGAATCAGAAGAAGCTGCAAGGCGCTTTGTTTCTGGATTCGTCGGAAGGAATTCTGGCTGGTGGCGACAGTGGTCCCTCCCTGGTGAAGGGGCAATCCGCTGAAAGCCTGCTCTTGAAGGCGATGAAATTTGATGGCCGCGAAATGCCTCCTTCGGGCAAATTGTCGGACGAGATCATTGCGGACTTTGCAAAGTGGATCGATCTGGGGGCCCCCGATCCGCGACATGCCGATGCTCCGGTGAAAGCGAAACGAGAAATCAATCTCGACGAAGGCCGTCGCTGGTGGTCGTTTCAGCCGTTGCGAATCGTCGTTCCACCTCGAAGTTCGGACGAGTTGTCATCACGTACCCCGATCGACGGTTTCCTGTTTGCGACCCAGGCTCAAAAAGGGCTCAAGCAAAATGGGCCCACCACGAGAGAGAAATTGATTCGAAGGGCCTACTTTGATCTGATCGGTCTGCCGCCGACGCCCGAACAAGTTGATGCCTTCTTGAACGACCCATCACCGCGCGCGTTCGAAGCGGTTGTGGACGGGTTGCTGAGCAGTCCCCGTTACGGCGAAAAGTGGGCACGGCACTGGCTGGACGTCGCTCGATTTGCGGAGAGTGGTGGCTATGAATTCGATGGTTTTCGACCTGGGGCCTATCACTATCGCGACTGGGTTATCCGTGCATTGAATGACGATTTGCCGTACGACCAGTTCGTGCGATGGCAATTGGCGGGTGACCGATTGCGGCCCGACGACTTCCTGGCGGCGTCGGCCAGCGGATTTCTGGTGGCCGGACCGTTTCCGGGGCAGACAACGGCGAAGACGATCGAAGGCATTCGCTACGATCAGCTCGACGACATGCTGATGACGATCGGTGGTTCGATGCTTGGTCTGACGCTGGGCTGCGTTCGTTGCCACGATCACAAATACGATCCCTTGCCGCAGAAAGATTATTACGCGCTGGCGGCGACATTGGCGCAGACTTCCCACGGTTCGCGCTACATCGACCCCAATCCCGCGGCGACACAGCAAGCATGGGTGCGCCATCAGCAGGCCGCCGCCCCGCTGGTCGAGGCGATGCATACCTTTGCTCGAGATGAACTCCCGAAACGGTTCATGGCTTGGCAGGCGGCCGAGTTGGCTCGTCAGCCAGAATCTCCGCGATGGCAGGTGATGGAACCTGTTGCTTTGGATGCAGAACGCTCGTGGTTGAAATGGCTGCCCGGCGGCATCATTGCTCATGACGGTCAAATTCCGCCAGGAACGAGCCTTGAGCGTGATGGAAAACGGCGAATGGTGGCCAGTGAAGACCGCTTCACGATCACGCTGCAAACGCACCAGAAGAATGTCACTTCGTTCCGGCTGGATGCCTTCGCCGACAGTTCGCTGCCACAGCGCGGGCCGGGCCTGAATGGCGATGGCCAATTTGAATTGACCGAGCTGAAAATCATTGCGAGGCCGCTCGATCGGAGCGCGATCGACGCGCCGCAAGAGCTCAAGTTGAAAGCGGTCGCGGCGGCGTTCGAAGACCCGAATCAACCGCTCGGTCAGGCCGTGGATGGAAAGCTGGAAACGGCCTGGGTGGTCAGGTCGACCGCGAAGAAAGACAACGCCGCGATCTTCGAGCTCGAGGCGCCTCTGGCGGGATTTGGGGGCGGTACCGAGCTGGTTTTTGAGCTGAGATTCCGCAGTCTGGGGATCGGCCGCATGCGGTTTTCGTTGAGTACCGTGCCGAATCCAGCGACATGGGCGGGAGACTCGACGCCGCAAAATGTGGGTGAGATTCGGGCCATTCTCGCCGCTCATGGCAATACGTTGCCTGAATCACATCGTGTATCAATGACGCGCTGGTTTGCTCCGTTCGATGTCGATACGGCACGAGTCTATCAGGCGGTGCGAAATCACAGTGCGGCCGAGCCGCGGCCTCCGCTGGCGGAAGTCTACACAACGATCGCGGGCGGGCAGGACGTGTATCTCTTGCGACGCGGGGAAGTCGACAATAAGCAGGGAAAAGCCGAACCGGGTTACGCCCAGGTGCTCTTCCGAGAGAATTCCGGATCTGCACCCGTGGTTGCGGCGACGTCATCGGTTCCGACTGATCCACGCGTGGCGCTTGGAAATTGGATGACCAATGTCGACCAGGGGGCAGGACCATTACTGGCGCGGGTCATCGTGAATCGAGTATGGCAGCACCATTTTGGTGAAGGGATTGTGTCGACACCGAATGACTTTGGTGCTCAGGGTGACCGCCCCTCGCACCCGGAACTGCTTGAGTGGCTGGCGACGCAGTTGGTCACGGGCGGATGGAAGCTCAAGCCGCTGCACAAACAAATCCTGTTGAGCGCCGCATATCAGCAGTCGCATGAAGTGTCGGGCGAGGCTTTACAGATTGATCCGACCAATCGTGACCTATGGCACTTCCAGACGCGACGATTGGATGCCGAGCTCATTCGCGATGCGCTTCTGGCGGTGGGTGGAAACCTGGATCAGACGATGTATGGCCCCAGCGTTCTCGATGATACCACTCGTCGAAGCGTCTATCTGCGAGTGAAACGCAGCGAATTGATTCCCCTCATGACGATGTTCGACGCCCCCGAACCGACTCAAAGTGTGGGCGAACGCACGAGCACCACCGTGCCCACGCAGTCGCTGGCTTTGATGAATTCGCCCTTTGTGCGGGCACAGGCCGAAAAGTTGGCTCAGCGTATTCGTCCCTCGGTCGAGACACCGGTTGCAACCTCAATCGATCTTGCCTATCGCATCGCATTTGCGCGACATCCGACTGCGGAGGAAGCCGCGCAAATGCAGGCATTCGTGGACGCACAGCGGACGCTCATTGCGGGTGACCCGGCGGCAAGCATTCAGCCGGCGCTGGTTGAGTTCTGCCATGTGCTGTTGTGTTTGAATGAGTTTGTCTACATCGACTGA
- a CDS encoding DUF1501 domain-containing protein, which translates to MVNDFTTNGIALPPRRQFLRQAGLGFGSLALASMLHRDTSASPISGTDPLALKSPDFPGRVKSIIWLFMTGGPSQVDTWDYKPELQKRDGQELAGSDPKTGFFTTSGKCLKSPFEWKQHGESGSWVSGIFPHLSRHVDKMCFLHSMHLKQNNHAPASIELMCGTNRPGLPALGAWMTYGLGSMNQDLPSYVVLHDTRPRGDDQIWSAGFLPKTYQALSLDARRKETVDNLLRDGKHSDAQQRAQLDLIRQLNQKHAATRPTQADLAARINSYELAYRMQMAAPDALDLSKESEATHRMYGMDDPECATFARQCMLSRRLVERGVRFVQIFAGKGVSGDGSVNDVPWDCHSDLETNHRSCGRYTDQPAAALLADLDARGLLDSTLVIWGGEFGRTSDSQGSKGRDHNPNGFTIWMAGAGVKGGFHYGATDEFGYKAVTNKVHVNDLHATLLHLLGLEHTKLTYRFNGRDYRLTDVAGNVIPEILA; encoded by the coding sequence ATGGTCAACGACTTTACTACGAACGGCATCGCGCTTCCGCCTCGTCGTCAATTTCTGCGGCAGGCCGGTTTGGGGTTCGGGTCACTCGCCCTGGCGAGCATGCTGCATCGCGACACCAGTGCGTCGCCGATTAGTGGAACGGACCCGCTGGCTTTGAAGTCGCCCGATTTTCCCGGGCGTGTGAAGTCGATCATCTGGCTGTTCATGACGGGAGGTCCGTCGCAGGTCGATACCTGGGACTATAAGCCAGAACTGCAAAAGCGTGACGGTCAGGAACTGGCCGGGTCCGATCCCAAAACGGGCTTTTTCACGACGAGTGGCAAGTGCTTGAAATCGCCGTTTGAATGGAAGCAACATGGCGAATCTGGCTCGTGGGTTTCCGGGATCTTTCCGCATCTGTCGCGGCACGTCGACAAGATGTGCTTCCTGCATTCGATGCATCTGAAGCAAAATAATCACGCACCGGCTTCGATCGAATTGATGTGTGGTACCAATCGGCCCGGGTTGCCAGCCCTGGGGGCCTGGATGACGTACGGGCTGGGGTCGATGAACCAGGATTTGCCGTCGTATGTCGTGCTGCATGACACACGGCCGCGTGGCGACGATCAGATTTGGTCGGCCGGTTTTCTGCCGAAGACGTATCAAGCCCTGTCGCTGGATGCGCGCCGTAAAGAGACCGTCGACAATCTGTTGCGAGACGGCAAGCATAGTGACGCACAGCAGCGCGCACAGCTCGACCTGATCCGTCAGTTGAATCAGAAGCATGCAGCCACGCGGCCGACACAAGCGGATCTGGCGGCACGGATCAATTCATATGAACTCGCTTACCGCATGCAGATGGCGGCGCCGGATGCTCTCGATCTCAGCAAAGAATCGGAAGCGACGCACCGGATGTACGGAATGGATGATCCCGAATGCGCCACGTTCGCGCGACAGTGTATGTTGTCGCGGCGTCTGGTCGAGCGAGGCGTGCGGTTCGTCCAGATTTTCGCGGGCAAGGGTGTCAGCGGTGATGGTAGCGTGAATGATGTGCCGTGGGACTGTCATTCGGATCTGGAGACCAATCACCGCTCGTGCGGACGGTACACCGATCAGCCAGCCGCGGCACTGCTGGCCGACCTGGATGCACGCGGGTTGCTCGATTCGACGCTCGTGATCTGGGGTGGCGAGTTTGGTCGCACTTCAGATTCACAAGGTTCGAAAGGCCGCGATCACAACCCGAACGGATTCACAATCTGGATGGCCGGCGCGGGTGTGAAGGGTGGGTTTCACTATGGTGCGACCGACGAGTTTGGTTACAAGGCGGTCACGAACAAAGTTCATGTCAACGATTTGCATGCGACGTTGTTGCACTTGTTGGGGCTTGAGCACACGAAGCTGACGTATCGCTTCAACGGCCGGGACTATCGGCTGACTGATGTCGCAGGAAATGTCATTCCAGAAATCCTGGCCTGA